TAACGAACGTCACCGGCCTGGAGCAAATCGGTCATTATTCATGGCTCGGCACGGATGGGGCGAGAAAAGGCAGCTTCGTCGTCGATCTGGGCCGGGATATGGATTTCAGCCAAATCCGGCTTTTCGCCAAATCGACCCGGTTAAAGGGCGTAACCGTTTATGTATCCGAAGATTTCGGGAACCATTCTTCGGCTGCCGAATTTGACGCGATGGCATTCAAGCAGGTGGATAAACGAACGTCCGAAGGATATACGTTTGCGACAGGCAATAACGACGGAGGAACGGATTCGGAGGATAGTTCGTACCCGATCGACCTTGGCAAAACGTATCATTCGAGATATATCAAAGTAACGGTGGAAAACGCATCGGGCGGCAATGCGGGAACCGATCTTACCGGCCCTCCGCGCCTGACGCAGGTTCAGGTGTTTAATGCGCCGAGCCCGCCGCAGCATCTTCGGGTGGAAACCGCAGGTTCCGCCGCTGTCCTGAAATGGGATGCGGGCGGTTCCGGCGAGGGCTACATCGTAAATAACGGCACAGCAGTGCTCGCGGAACTGCCGGAGACGGCAACAAGCTGCGTTCTTCCTGCCGATATAACCGATGTGTCGCAAATTGCCGTCAGAACGAAAGGAACGGACCCGTATTCCCGCAAATTCATGCTCTCGGCTCCAGCTTTGCCCGCGGTTGCACCGATCCCGGCCATCGTAAGCCTAACGCCGGTCAGCGTAACGACCAAGGCCGGAACGGCGCCGGTGCTGCCTTCGGTCGTAACGGCGGTTTACAGCGACAATACGACAAATCAGGTGCCTGTGCTTTGGGATGCGATAGATCCGGCCAAGTACGCTTCCCCCGGAAGCTTCTCGGTGCAGGGTACCGTAACCGGCACAACGTATAAAGCGCTCGCGAATGTGACGGTTACCGAATCTCCTAAAGCGGACGCAAGCATCGTCTATACGGGGCCATCGTCTTCGGTCGGCGCGAAAACGACTCTCACCGCGGTCATCCGCGAGCAAACTTCCGGCGGGCCGGGTAAGCTCGGCGGATTGCCGATAACGTTCGACGTGAAGAAGCTGCAGACGGACGGAGCAGCGGTACCTTACCGCTCCGAGTCGGTCACGACGGACGTTTACGGCGGGGCGAGCCTCGTTGCGAGCCTGCCTGCGGGATTGTACGAAGTTAGCGCCGGCCTGGACGCCAATCCTTATTATAAGGAGACTGCGGTGAAGTCGACGCTTGCCGTTAATGCGGACAAAACCGGTTCGCTTCAGGTGGCCGGGAACATCGACGCTCCTGTGCCGCCCGGTATTTTCGGCGCCAAGGCGAAGAAGATCCATATCGAAGGCCAGTGGTATATGCTGAATGGAAAACCGCTGGGGCTGGCAGCTATTCATGCCGAGCCGCAAGGGCTTCGCCTGTTCATGAAGCAGCCCGACTGGATCGTAACGGCAGGTACAAGCGCTTTTGTGCAGGGCAGCGCTTGGAATGAGCAGGGCATTGAATATACGGTGCGTTTGGCGATGGATACCGCGAAGGGGAAAGCAGGGAAATCGTCCGTTCTTTCCGTCGTCATTTGGAAAGGAGGCGCTGCTGAAGGAACCCCGGTCGCAGAAGTATGGGGGCAAAAATTCAGCGGCAGCATTCAAATTCGTTAAGGGGCGGGAGATTTCCCGTCCGGAGGTTTTTCTTAGACCGCCAAGTCGGCTTGGCGGTCTAAACATTTATTACCCCAACGACCGATTGGTTTGCTCCATGATACTTTGAACGAAAGACTGCAATTCGCCTATAAACAACTTGGCTGCTTGCCCCATAAATTTGTCCGTTCGATATATGACGCAAATATCCTGACTTGGGGTAGGACTCAGCAGCGTTACCGCCGAAATGTTATCGCGTTTCAAGTAATCCAGCAGCAGTCGCGGAAGAATTGCCGCTCCAATCCCTTGTTCGACTAAGGACAGAAGCGTCGATAACGTGGAGGTTACAATGGAGTTGTCCAATGAAATCCCTTTTTCCTGGCAGCAGCAATGGATGACCTTCGTAATCTGATGCTCGGGACCGAACATGACCATCTTAAGCTGCTGTAATTGTTCGAAGGGGATCGCCTTTGACTTCGCAAAGGGGTGATCCGAGCGGATGGCCAAAGCAAACTCCTCATGGAACAAAGGGATGATGGAGATGCGATCGTCCGGATTTGCAGGCACAGTGGTAACCCCAAGATCCCTTGTGCCGTCGACAACCTGCTCATACACATCCACGGTTTCCGTAACGCGAATGGAAAGCTTGGGATATGCCCGGTGGAAATCGATCAACAGCGTATCAAACAGCAAATCCCCGTCTCCGGGAAGAATCCCGATGTCCAGCCTGCCGCCTTCCATTTGCTTCAGATCCGTAATCGCTCCCTTAATATAGTCGATGCGTTCGAAGATGATCTGACATTGCTCCAGCAAAATGTGACCCGCCTCCGTTAACGCGATCCGTTTGCCGATGCGATCGAACAGCGGCATCCCGAGTTCGTTCTCCAAAAACTTGATCTGCTGACTCAGATTCGACTGCGTCGTGCATAGATTCTCAGCCGCCCTCGAGAAATGCATTTCCTTACAAACGGCGGCAAAATACTCGAGTTGTCTAAGTTCCATTCCCCACTACCCCTCTCAATAAGCGAACCCCGTTCATCATTATAAAGGATGATCCGTTTTATCCCAAGCCCACCAATCAATCATTACTAAAACCGATCAATTGTATCGGAATCTCGTGATTGTTGCTACGCGGAGAGAAAGGTACACTTTGGATATGAAAGCGAAACACTTATTACAACTTAAACGGGAGGCGTTTTACCATGGCAAAATCGATTATTAGTACTGGGAAAGTTCTGCGTCAAATCGTGATCGGGCAGCTTCAAGGCGTTTCGGAGGACCGATTCGACATTCAACCGAAAGGCTTCAATAACACGATTCGTTGGAACGTCGGTCACATGGTCTATTGGATGGATAAATACTTCAGTTTATGTTTCGGATTTTCGTCCGCAGTTCCGCCTCAATATGAAGCGCTGTTTGGCTCCGGAACGAAACCTGCGGATTGGACGGTTGCCCCGCCTTCGAAGGATGAGCTGACCGAAATGTTAATGGCACAGCTCTCCCGTCTATCCGAGCTGACGCCGGAAATGCTGGACATGAATCTGCAATCGCCGTTTATTATGGGCCCGTTCCAATTCACGACCTCCGGCGAGTTGTTCAACTTCGCTTTGATGCACGAAGCCATCCACCTCGGCATCATTTCGAGCCGGATGAAGGAAGGAAGCGAGCACATATGAATACCCGGTTCATCGTCATCTTGTTGGCGTTGGGAGCATTTTTCGCGGGCACGGCGGAACTGGTTATCGTCGGAATCGTCGATCTGATCGCGTCCGATTTTCAAATTTCGGTTGGATTGGCGGGCCAGCTTGTGACTGTGTTCTCCATCGCCTTCGCTGTAGGATCGCCGGTAGTCATCGCTTTAACGGCGAGAACGGATCGCAAGAAACTTCTGCTGGCAACCTTGGCCTTTTCCGTCTTGGGCAACGTCATCGCACTGGTCGGTCACAGCAGCGCATTATTGATGGTCTCCCGCATCGTGCTTGGGATAACGACGGGCGTATTCGCCGTAACCGCCTTTACAACGGCGGCCGGACTGTCCGCACCGGAAAGACAGGGCAGCGCCATCGGCAACGTACATGTCGGGTTCAGCGGATCGCTGGTCCTTGGCGTTCCCCTCGGCATCTTCATGGCGCGGCATTGGGGATGGGAATCGATCTTCGGCATGCTGGCGATTTTCAACGCGCTTATTTTCGTCTTGATGGCAAAGCTTCTTCCGCGGATGCCCGGCAGGGCGGACGCGACCTTACGCAGTCAAGCGGGGATCGTCAAGCAATCCAAAATTATCGGAGCATTGGCCATCTCTTTCCTCTGTGTGTTCGGTTATTCGATTTGCTACACGTATCTCGCCCCGTATTTGCAGGAGCGCGCTCACATGGGTTTGGCATCGATCAGTTGGATGATGCTGCTGATGGGCGTTTGCGGCACGGCCGGAACTCGTTTCGGCGGGTACGCAACGGATAAATGGGGGATAGGC
The window above is part of the Paenibacillus hamazuiensis genome. Proteins encoded here:
- a CDS encoding MFS transporter, which produces MNTRFIVILLALGAFFAGTAELVIVGIVDLIASDFQISVGLAGQLVTVFSIAFAVGSPVVIALTARTDRKKLLLATLAFSVLGNVIALVGHSSALLMVSRIVLGITTGVFAVTAFTTAAGLSAPERQGSAIGNVHVGFSGSLVLGVPLGIFMARHWGWESIFGMLAIFNALIFVLMAKLLPRMPGRADATLRSQAGIVKQSKIIGALAISFLCVFGYSICYTYLAPYLQERAHMGLASISWMMLLMGVCGTAGTRFGGYATDKWGIGKTLIAVMTVHALILLLSPLLSSSPAGAILMIVVWGLSAWATVPAIQCYLISLAPGAANVAVSINTSVFQFGIALGAAAGGIVIERTGAAHLGWIGGIAVLLAILTAVRSFARERHDEVLSAASS
- a CDS encoding LysR family transcriptional regulator is translated as MELRQLEYFAAVCKEMHFSRAAENLCTTQSNLSQQIKFLENELGMPLFDRIGKRIALTEAGHILLEQCQIIFERIDYIKGAITDLKQMEGGRLDIGILPGDGDLLFDTLLIDFHRAYPKLSIRVTETVDVYEQVVDGTRDLGVTTVPANPDDRISIIPLFHEEFALAIRSDHPFAKSKAIPFEQLQQLKMVMFGPEHQITKVIHCCCQEKGISLDNSIVTSTLSTLLSLVEQGIGAAILPRLLLDYLKRDNISAVTLLSPTPSQDICVIYRTDKFMGQAAKLFIGELQSFVQSIMEQTNRSLG
- a CDS encoding DinB family protein, which encodes MAKSIISTGKVLRQIVIGQLQGVSEDRFDIQPKGFNNTIRWNVGHMVYWMDKYFSLCFGFSSAVPPQYEALFGSGTKPADWTVAPPSKDELTEMLMAQLSRLSELTPEMLDMNLQSPFIMGPFQFTTSGELFNFALMHEAIHLGIISSRMKEGSEHI